In Ruminococcaceae bacterium BL-6, a genomic segment contains:
- the spo0A gene encoding response regulator, phosphorylated in response to complex YlbF/YmcA/YaaT (Evidence 2a : Function from experimental evidences in other organisms; PubMedId : 8504245, 12406209, 15556029, 15808745, 23569226, 26152584, 27148245, 27501195, 28723971; Product type r : regulator), whose amino-acid sequence MEKHLKLLISNDTDEFNRNYSRDFEMAGLDVIYAPKDGLRVLEKIDHENPDVVLLDLFMPRLDAIGVIHSVQKKCLGKQPLFIVMSTFSSPTLEREVMLSGAAYFVICPFNGKDLAERIIQLCGGTLSAGEQPAARPAKAKPSLEIQVTEILHQIGVPAHIKGYHYLRDSIIMAIEIPDIINAVTKQLYPSVAKRYETTPSRVERAIRHAIEVAWDRGDIDILNSYFGYTIHNTRGKPTNSEFIAMISDKLRLEMKSAS is encoded by the coding sequence ATGGAAAAACATTTAAAACTGCTGATTTCCAATGATACTGACGAATTCAATCGGAATTATTCGCGCGATTTTGAGATGGCAGGTCTGGATGTGATTTACGCGCCGAAAGACGGCCTGCGCGTTCTCGAAAAAATCGATCACGAGAACCCGGACGTTGTTCTTCTGGATCTGTTTATGCCCCGCCTCGATGCGATCGGCGTCATTCATTCGGTCCAGAAAAAATGTTTGGGAAAGCAGCCGCTGTTCATTGTCATGTCGACGTTCAGCAGCCCCACGCTGGAACGCGAGGTCATGCTTTCCGGTGCCGCATATTTTGTGATTTGCCCCTTTAATGGCAAAGATCTGGCGGAACGGATTATCCAGCTTTGCGGGGGAACCCTTTCCGCCGGGGAGCAGCCGGCGGCCCGTCCGGCCAAGGCAAAGCCCTCGCTTGAAATCCAGGTGACGGAAATCCTGCACCAGATCGGCGTGCCGGCCCATATCAAAGGGTATCACTATCTGCGGGATTCCATTATTATGGCGATCGAAATACCGGACATCATCAACGCCGTGACAAAGCAGCTTTACCCCAGCGTGGCGAAGCGCTACGAAACGACCCCCTCGAGGGTGGAGCGCGCGATCCGCCACGCGATTGAAGTGGCGTGGGACCGCGGCGATATCGATATACTGAATTCCTATTTCGGCTACACCATCCACAATACGCGCGGAAAGCCGACGAACAGCGAATTCATCGCGATGATCAGTGACAAGCTGCGTCTGGAAATGAAATCCGCGAGCTGA